In Vitis vinifera cultivar Pinot Noir 40024 chromosome 11, ASM3070453v1, a genomic segment contains:
- the LOC100255916 gene encoding golgin candidate 1 isoform X3 — protein MASWLKAAEDLFEVVDRRAKLVVSELSDEQHDGQAPDSNGQGSQTKKTKPKSKSKVQTGTQPAVSDIAPDKDRATRSFENDETTSSNSTAQANNEQLQNGNKDASVFGIPSLETLPNDMVKPEADLPEVAPTVTDVEAIASTSNGELVNDKADANEGQPTSFSPTAGVEIVSEDHPVEAGQNIKSRDADVPSQIDQEGSQSVNVDAPSSSDTQSNDSEIKVETISNQKKQQEHKGDASPMKLQDQLDEAQGLLKTAVSTGQSKEARLTRVCAGLLTRLQECKSENAQLEELLTAEKELSNSYEARIKQLQQDLSASKIEVSKVESIMVEALAAKNSEIEALVNSMDALKKQAAFSEGNLASMQANMESIMRNRELTETRMMQALREELASAERRAEEERAAHHATKMAAMEREVELEHQAVEASTALARIQRVADERTAKAAEFEQKVALLEVECATLNQELHDMEARARRGQKKSPEEANQVIQMQAWQEEVERARQGQRDAEAKLSSMEAELQKMRVEMAAMKRDAEHYSRQEHMELEKRYRELTDLLYNKQTQLEAMASEKAAAGFQLEKEVKRLKEAQVEAERSRTSRRGSASWEDDTDIKALEPLPLHHRHMAAASIQLQKAAKLLDSGAVRATRFLWRYPTARLLLLFYLVFVHLFLMYLLHHLQEQADELASREVAQSMGLATPTLP, from the exons ATGGCTTCGTGGCTCAAAGCTGCAGAAG ATTTGTTTGAAGTTGTTGATCGAAGGGCAAAGCTGGTTGTCAGTGAGTTGTCAGATGAGCAGCATGATGGTCAAGCACCAG aTTCTAATGGACAAGGATCACAAACCAAGAAGACAAAACCAAAATCAAAGTCAAAG GTGCAAACTGGCACACAACCAGCAGTATCAGATATAGCACCTGATAAAGATAGGGCTACTCGATcatttgaaaatgatgaaaCCACATCCAGTAACTCTACAGCCCAAGCAAATAATGAACAGCTGCAGAATGGCAATAAAGATGCCTCCGTGTTTGGCATTCCTTCATTGGAGACACTTCCAAATGATATGGTTAAACCTGAAGCTGATCTTCCAGAAGTTGCGCCTACTGTTACTGATGTTGAAGCCATTGCATCAACTTCAAATGGTGAGCTTGTCAATGATAAAGCTGATGCTAATGAAGGACAGCCTACTTCATTTTCCCCAACAGCAGGAGTTGAGATTGTAAGTGAAGATCATCCAGTCGAAGCAGGCCAGAATATCAAGTCCAGAGATGCAGATGTTCCCTCACAGATTGACCAAGAGGGATCTCAATCTGTAAATGTTGATGCACCTAGTAGCAGTGATACACAATCAAATGATTCTGAAATCAAGGTTGAAACAATTTCCAACCAAAAAAAGCAACAGGAGCATAAGGGTGATGCTTCTCCAATGAAATTACAGGACCAACTTGATGAG GCTCAAGGACTTCTTAAGACTGCAGTTTCCACTGGTCAGTCAAAAGAGGCGAGATTAACTAGG GTTTGTGCTGGACTTTTAACCCGTCTTCAAGAATGCAAATCTGAAAATGCACAGTTGGAAGAACTTCTCACTGCAGAG AAAGAGCTTAGTAACTCATATGAGGCTCGCATAAAGCAACTACAGCAAGATTTATCTGCATCCAAAATTGAAGTGAGCAAAGTAGAGTCAATTATGGTTGAGGCTTTGGCTGCAAAGAACTCTGAGATTGAAGCACTTGTCAATTCTATGGATGCACTTAAGAAACAAGCAGCTTTTTCTGAAGGAAATCTGGCTTCCATGCAG GCAAATATGGAGTCTATTATGAGAAATAGGGAACTGACAGAGACGCGGATGATGCAG GCTCTGCGGGAGGAGCTGGCTTCTGCAGAACGGAGAGCAGAAGAAGAGCGTGCGGCACACCATGCTACCAAAATG GCTGCTATGGAAAGGGAGGTCGAGTTGGAACACCAAGCAGTGGAAGCGTCCACAGCCCTTGCCAGGATCCAG AGAGTAGCAGATGAGAGGACAGCGAAGGCTGCAGAGTTTGAGCAGAAGGTCGCACTGCTTGAG GTTGAATGTGCAACTTTAAATCAAGAACTGCATGATATGGAAGCTCGTGCTCGCCGTGGACAAAAGAAATCCCCTGAAGAGGCCAATCAAGTGATTCAG ATGCAGGCATGGCAGGAAGAGGTGGAACGTGCACGCCAAGGTCAAAGAGATGCAGAGGCCAAGCTTTCTTCTATGGAG GCTGAATTGCAAAAAATGAGAGTTGAAATGGCTGCCATGAAAAGAGATGCAGAGCATTATTCACGTCAG GAGCATATGGAGCTGGAGAAACGCTACCGTGAACTAACTGACCTATTG TACAACAAGCAAACACAGCTAGAAGCCATGGCTAGTGAAAAAGCTGCAGCAGGGTTTCAATTGGAGAAAGAGGTCAAACGTCTTAAAGAAGCACAG GTAGAAGCAGAAAGAAGTAGAACCTCCCGCCGTGGTTCAGCATCTTGGGAAGACGACACTGACATAAAAGCACTTGA GCCTCTTCCCTTGCATCACCGCCATATGGCTGCAGCAAGCATACAG TTGCAGAAGGCTGCAAAACTTTTAGATTCAGGGGCTGTCAGAGCCACAAGATTTCTCTGGCGGTATCCAACTGCCCGATTGCTCCTGCTTTTCTATCTG GTATTTGTGCATCTCTTCTTGATGTACCTTTTACATCACCTTCAG GAGCAAGCTGATGAATTGGCATCTAGAGAAGTTGCCCAATCTATGGGACTCGCCACCCCTACCTTACCATGA
- the LOC100255916 gene encoding golgin candidate 1 isoform X4 translates to MSSMMVKHQVQTGTQPAVSDIAPDKDRATRSFENDETTSSNSTAQANNEQLQNGNKDASVFGIPSLETLPNDMVKPEADLPEVAPTVTDVEAIASTSNGELVNDKADANEGQPTSFSPTAGVEIVSEDHPVEAGQNIKSRDADVPSQIDQEGSQSVNVDAPSSSDTQSNDSEIKVETISNQKKQQEHKGDASPMKLQDQLDEAQGLLKTAVSTGQSKEARLTRVCAGLLTRLQECKSENAQLEELLTAEKELSNSYEARIKQLQQDLSASKIEVSKVESIMVEALAAKNSEIEALVNSMDALKKQAAFSEGNLASMQANMESIMRNRELTETRMMQALREELASAERRAEEERAAHHATKMAAMEREVELEHQAVEASTALARIQRVADERTAKAAEFEQKVALLEVECATLNQELHDMEARARRGQKKSPEEANQVIQMQAWQEEVERARQGQRDAEAKLSSMEAELQKMRVEMAAMKRDAEHYSRQEHMELEKRYRELTDLLYNKQTQLEAMASEKAAAGFQLEKEVKRLKEAQVEAERSRTSRRGSASWEDDTDIKALEPLPLHHRHMAAASIQLQKAAKLLDSGAVRATRFLWRYPTARLLLLFYLVFVHLFLMYLLHHLQEQADELASREVAQSMGLATPTLP, encoded by the exons ATGAGCAGCATGATGGTCAAGCACCAG GTGCAAACTGGCACACAACCAGCAGTATCAGATATAGCACCTGATAAAGATAGGGCTACTCGATcatttgaaaatgatgaaaCCACATCCAGTAACTCTACAGCCCAAGCAAATAATGAACAGCTGCAGAATGGCAATAAAGATGCCTCCGTGTTTGGCATTCCTTCATTGGAGACACTTCCAAATGATATGGTTAAACCTGAAGCTGATCTTCCAGAAGTTGCGCCTACTGTTACTGATGTTGAAGCCATTGCATCAACTTCAAATGGTGAGCTTGTCAATGATAAAGCTGATGCTAATGAAGGACAGCCTACTTCATTTTCCCCAACAGCAGGAGTTGAGATTGTAAGTGAAGATCATCCAGTCGAAGCAGGCCAGAATATCAAGTCCAGAGATGCAGATGTTCCCTCACAGATTGACCAAGAGGGATCTCAATCTGTAAATGTTGATGCACCTAGTAGCAGTGATACACAATCAAATGATTCTGAAATCAAGGTTGAAACAATTTCCAACCAAAAAAAGCAACAGGAGCATAAGGGTGATGCTTCTCCAATGAAATTACAGGACCAACTTGATGAG GCTCAAGGACTTCTTAAGACTGCAGTTTCCACTGGTCAGTCAAAAGAGGCGAGATTAACTAGG GTTTGTGCTGGACTTTTAACCCGTCTTCAAGAATGCAAATCTGAAAATGCACAGTTGGAAGAACTTCTCACTGCAGAG AAAGAGCTTAGTAACTCATATGAGGCTCGCATAAAGCAACTACAGCAAGATTTATCTGCATCCAAAATTGAAGTGAGCAAAGTAGAGTCAATTATGGTTGAGGCTTTGGCTGCAAAGAACTCTGAGATTGAAGCACTTGTCAATTCTATGGATGCACTTAAGAAACAAGCAGCTTTTTCTGAAGGAAATCTGGCTTCCATGCAG GCAAATATGGAGTCTATTATGAGAAATAGGGAACTGACAGAGACGCGGATGATGCAG GCTCTGCGGGAGGAGCTGGCTTCTGCAGAACGGAGAGCAGAAGAAGAGCGTGCGGCACACCATGCTACCAAAATG GCTGCTATGGAAAGGGAGGTCGAGTTGGAACACCAAGCAGTGGAAGCGTCCACAGCCCTTGCCAGGATCCAG AGAGTAGCAGATGAGAGGACAGCGAAGGCTGCAGAGTTTGAGCAGAAGGTCGCACTGCTTGAG GTTGAATGTGCAACTTTAAATCAAGAACTGCATGATATGGAAGCTCGTGCTCGCCGTGGACAAAAGAAATCCCCTGAAGAGGCCAATCAAGTGATTCAG ATGCAGGCATGGCAGGAAGAGGTGGAACGTGCACGCCAAGGTCAAAGAGATGCAGAGGCCAAGCTTTCTTCTATGGAG GCTGAATTGCAAAAAATGAGAGTTGAAATGGCTGCCATGAAAAGAGATGCAGAGCATTATTCACGTCAG GAGCATATGGAGCTGGAGAAACGCTACCGTGAACTAACTGACCTATTG TACAACAAGCAAACACAGCTAGAAGCCATGGCTAGTGAAAAAGCTGCAGCAGGGTTTCAATTGGAGAAAGAGGTCAAACGTCTTAAAGAAGCACAG GTAGAAGCAGAAAGAAGTAGAACCTCCCGCCGTGGTTCAGCATCTTGGGAAGACGACACTGACATAAAAGCACTTGA GCCTCTTCCCTTGCATCACCGCCATATGGCTGCAGCAAGCATACAG TTGCAGAAGGCTGCAAAACTTTTAGATTCAGGGGCTGTCAGAGCCACAAGATTTCTCTGGCGGTATCCAACTGCCCGATTGCTCCTGCTTTTCTATCTG GTATTTGTGCATCTCTTCTTGATGTACCTTTTACATCACCTTCAG GAGCAAGCTGATGAATTGGCATCTAGAGAAGTTGCCCAATCTATGGGACTCGCCACCCCTACCTTACCATGA
- the LOC100255916 gene encoding golgin candidate 1 isoform X1 — MASWLKAAEDLFEVVDRRAKLVVSELSDEQHDGQAPDSNGQGSQTKKTKPKSKSKAQKRLSTNEPSKINDTAQVQTGTQPAVSDIAPDKDRATRSFENDETTSSNSTAQANNEQLQNGNKDASVFGIPSLETLPNDMVKPEADLPEVAPTVTDVEAIASTSNGELVNDKADANEGQPTSFSPTAGVEIVSEDHPVEAGQNIKSRDADVPSQIDQEGSQSVNVDAPSSSDTQSNDSEIKVETISNQKKQQEHKGDASPMKLQDQLDEAQGLLKTAVSTGQSKEARLTRVCAGLLTRLQECKSENAQLEELLTAEKELSNSYEARIKQLQQDLSASKIEVSKVESIMVEALAAKNSEIEALVNSMDALKKQAAFSEGNLASMQANMESIMRNRELTETRMMQALREELASAERRAEEERAAHHATKMAAMEREVELEHQAVEASTALARIQRVADERTAKAAEFEQKVALLEVECATLNQELHDMEARARRGQKKSPEEANQVIQMQAWQEEVERARQGQRDAEAKLSSMEAELQKMRVEMAAMKRDAEHYSRQEHMELEKRYRELTDLLYNKQTQLEAMASEKAAAGFQLEKEVKRLKEAQVEAERSRTSRRGSASWEDDTDIKALEPLPLHHRHMAAASIQLQKAAKLLDSGAVRATRFLWRYPTARLLLLFYLVFVHLFLMYLLHHLQEQADELASREVAQSMGLATPTLP, encoded by the exons ATGGCTTCGTGGCTCAAAGCTGCAGAAG ATTTGTTTGAAGTTGTTGATCGAAGGGCAAAGCTGGTTGTCAGTGAGTTGTCAGATGAGCAGCATGATGGTCAAGCACCAG aTTCTAATGGACAAGGATCACAAACCAAGAAGACAAAACCAAAATCAAAGTCAAAG GCTCAAAAGAGACTCTCTACAAATGAACCTTCTAAAATAAATGATACTGCACAGGTGCAAACTGGCACACAACCAGCAGTATCAGATATAGCACCTGATAAAGATAGGGCTACTCGATcatttgaaaatgatgaaaCCACATCCAGTAACTCTACAGCCCAAGCAAATAATGAACAGCTGCAGAATGGCAATAAAGATGCCTCCGTGTTTGGCATTCCTTCATTGGAGACACTTCCAAATGATATGGTTAAACCTGAAGCTGATCTTCCAGAAGTTGCGCCTACTGTTACTGATGTTGAAGCCATTGCATCAACTTCAAATGGTGAGCTTGTCAATGATAAAGCTGATGCTAATGAAGGACAGCCTACTTCATTTTCCCCAACAGCAGGAGTTGAGATTGTAAGTGAAGATCATCCAGTCGAAGCAGGCCAGAATATCAAGTCCAGAGATGCAGATGTTCCCTCACAGATTGACCAAGAGGGATCTCAATCTGTAAATGTTGATGCACCTAGTAGCAGTGATACACAATCAAATGATTCTGAAATCAAGGTTGAAACAATTTCCAACCAAAAAAAGCAACAGGAGCATAAGGGTGATGCTTCTCCAATGAAATTACAGGACCAACTTGATGAG GCTCAAGGACTTCTTAAGACTGCAGTTTCCACTGGTCAGTCAAAAGAGGCGAGATTAACTAGG GTTTGTGCTGGACTTTTAACCCGTCTTCAAGAATGCAAATCTGAAAATGCACAGTTGGAAGAACTTCTCACTGCAGAG AAAGAGCTTAGTAACTCATATGAGGCTCGCATAAAGCAACTACAGCAAGATTTATCTGCATCCAAAATTGAAGTGAGCAAAGTAGAGTCAATTATGGTTGAGGCTTTGGCTGCAAAGAACTCTGAGATTGAAGCACTTGTCAATTCTATGGATGCACTTAAGAAACAAGCAGCTTTTTCTGAAGGAAATCTGGCTTCCATGCAG GCAAATATGGAGTCTATTATGAGAAATAGGGAACTGACAGAGACGCGGATGATGCAG GCTCTGCGGGAGGAGCTGGCTTCTGCAGAACGGAGAGCAGAAGAAGAGCGTGCGGCACACCATGCTACCAAAATG GCTGCTATGGAAAGGGAGGTCGAGTTGGAACACCAAGCAGTGGAAGCGTCCACAGCCCTTGCCAGGATCCAG AGAGTAGCAGATGAGAGGACAGCGAAGGCTGCAGAGTTTGAGCAGAAGGTCGCACTGCTTGAG GTTGAATGTGCAACTTTAAATCAAGAACTGCATGATATGGAAGCTCGTGCTCGCCGTGGACAAAAGAAATCCCCTGAAGAGGCCAATCAAGTGATTCAG ATGCAGGCATGGCAGGAAGAGGTGGAACGTGCACGCCAAGGTCAAAGAGATGCAGAGGCCAAGCTTTCTTCTATGGAG GCTGAATTGCAAAAAATGAGAGTTGAAATGGCTGCCATGAAAAGAGATGCAGAGCATTATTCACGTCAG GAGCATATGGAGCTGGAGAAACGCTACCGTGAACTAACTGACCTATTG TACAACAAGCAAACACAGCTAGAAGCCATGGCTAGTGAAAAAGCTGCAGCAGGGTTTCAATTGGAGAAAGAGGTCAAACGTCTTAAAGAAGCACAG GTAGAAGCAGAAAGAAGTAGAACCTCCCGCCGTGGTTCAGCATCTTGGGAAGACGACACTGACATAAAAGCACTTGA GCCTCTTCCCTTGCATCACCGCCATATGGCTGCAGCAAGCATACAG TTGCAGAAGGCTGCAAAACTTTTAGATTCAGGGGCTGTCAGAGCCACAAGATTTCTCTGGCGGTATCCAACTGCCCGATTGCTCCTGCTTTTCTATCTG GTATTTGTGCATCTCTTCTTGATGTACCTTTTACATCACCTTCAG GAGCAAGCTGATGAATTGGCATCTAGAGAAGTTGCCCAATCTATGGGACTCGCCACCCCTACCTTACCATGA
- the LOC100255916 gene encoding golgin candidate 1 isoform X2: MASWLKAAEDLFEVVDRRAKLVVSELSDEQHDGQAPDSNGQGSQTKKTKPKSKSKAQKRLSTNEPSKINDTAQVQTGTQPAVSDIAPDKDRATRSFENDETTSSNSTAQANNEQLQNGNKDASVFGIPSLETLPNDMVKPEADLPEVAPTVTDVEAIASTSNGELVNDKADANEGQPTSFSPTAGVEIVSEDHPVEAGQNIKSRDADVPSQIDQEGSQSVNVDAPSSSDTQSNDSEIKVETISNQKKQQEHKGDASPMKLQDQLDEAQGLLKTAVSTGQSKEARLTRVCAGLLTRLQECKSENAQLEELLTAEKELSNSYEARIKQLQQDLSASKIEVSKVESIMVEALAAKNSEIEALVNSMDALKKQAAFSEGNLASMQANMESIMRNRELTETRMMQALREELASAERRAEEERAAHHATKMAAMEREVELEHQAVEASTALARIQRVADERTAKAAEFEQKVALLEVECATLNQELHDMEARARRGQKKSPEEANQVIQAWQEEVERARQGQRDAEAKLSSMEAELQKMRVEMAAMKRDAEHYSRQEHMELEKRYRELTDLLYNKQTQLEAMASEKAAAGFQLEKEVKRLKEAQVEAERSRTSRRGSASWEDDTDIKALEPLPLHHRHMAAASIQLQKAAKLLDSGAVRATRFLWRYPTARLLLLFYLVFVHLFLMYLLHHLQEQADELASREVAQSMGLATPTLP; this comes from the exons ATGGCTTCGTGGCTCAAAGCTGCAGAAG ATTTGTTTGAAGTTGTTGATCGAAGGGCAAAGCTGGTTGTCAGTGAGTTGTCAGATGAGCAGCATGATGGTCAAGCACCAG aTTCTAATGGACAAGGATCACAAACCAAGAAGACAAAACCAAAATCAAAGTCAAAG GCTCAAAAGAGACTCTCTACAAATGAACCTTCTAAAATAAATGATACTGCACAGGTGCAAACTGGCACACAACCAGCAGTATCAGATATAGCACCTGATAAAGATAGGGCTACTCGATcatttgaaaatgatgaaaCCACATCCAGTAACTCTACAGCCCAAGCAAATAATGAACAGCTGCAGAATGGCAATAAAGATGCCTCCGTGTTTGGCATTCCTTCATTGGAGACACTTCCAAATGATATGGTTAAACCTGAAGCTGATCTTCCAGAAGTTGCGCCTACTGTTACTGATGTTGAAGCCATTGCATCAACTTCAAATGGTGAGCTTGTCAATGATAAAGCTGATGCTAATGAAGGACAGCCTACTTCATTTTCCCCAACAGCAGGAGTTGAGATTGTAAGTGAAGATCATCCAGTCGAAGCAGGCCAGAATATCAAGTCCAGAGATGCAGATGTTCCCTCACAGATTGACCAAGAGGGATCTCAATCTGTAAATGTTGATGCACCTAGTAGCAGTGATACACAATCAAATGATTCTGAAATCAAGGTTGAAACAATTTCCAACCAAAAAAAGCAACAGGAGCATAAGGGTGATGCTTCTCCAATGAAATTACAGGACCAACTTGATGAG GCTCAAGGACTTCTTAAGACTGCAGTTTCCACTGGTCAGTCAAAAGAGGCGAGATTAACTAGG GTTTGTGCTGGACTTTTAACCCGTCTTCAAGAATGCAAATCTGAAAATGCACAGTTGGAAGAACTTCTCACTGCAGAG AAAGAGCTTAGTAACTCATATGAGGCTCGCATAAAGCAACTACAGCAAGATTTATCTGCATCCAAAATTGAAGTGAGCAAAGTAGAGTCAATTATGGTTGAGGCTTTGGCTGCAAAGAACTCTGAGATTGAAGCACTTGTCAATTCTATGGATGCACTTAAGAAACAAGCAGCTTTTTCTGAAGGAAATCTGGCTTCCATGCAG GCAAATATGGAGTCTATTATGAGAAATAGGGAACTGACAGAGACGCGGATGATGCAG GCTCTGCGGGAGGAGCTGGCTTCTGCAGAACGGAGAGCAGAAGAAGAGCGTGCGGCACACCATGCTACCAAAATG GCTGCTATGGAAAGGGAGGTCGAGTTGGAACACCAAGCAGTGGAAGCGTCCACAGCCCTTGCCAGGATCCAG AGAGTAGCAGATGAGAGGACAGCGAAGGCTGCAGAGTTTGAGCAGAAGGTCGCACTGCTTGAG GTTGAATGTGCAACTTTAAATCAAGAACTGCATGATATGGAAGCTCGTGCTCGCCGTGGACAAAAGAAATCCCCTGAAGAGGCCAATCAAGTGATTCAG GCATGGCAGGAAGAGGTGGAACGTGCACGCCAAGGTCAAAGAGATGCAGAGGCCAAGCTTTCTTCTATGGAG GCTGAATTGCAAAAAATGAGAGTTGAAATGGCTGCCATGAAAAGAGATGCAGAGCATTATTCACGTCAG GAGCATATGGAGCTGGAGAAACGCTACCGTGAACTAACTGACCTATTG TACAACAAGCAAACACAGCTAGAAGCCATGGCTAGTGAAAAAGCTGCAGCAGGGTTTCAATTGGAGAAAGAGGTCAAACGTCTTAAAGAAGCACAG GTAGAAGCAGAAAGAAGTAGAACCTCCCGCCGTGGTTCAGCATCTTGGGAAGACGACACTGACATAAAAGCACTTGA GCCTCTTCCCTTGCATCACCGCCATATGGCTGCAGCAAGCATACAG TTGCAGAAGGCTGCAAAACTTTTAGATTCAGGGGCTGTCAGAGCCACAAGATTTCTCTGGCGGTATCCAACTGCCCGATTGCTCCTGCTTTTCTATCTG GTATTTGTGCATCTCTTCTTGATGTACCTTTTACATCACCTTCAG GAGCAAGCTGATGAATTGGCATCTAGAGAAGTTGCCCAATCTATGGGACTCGCCACCCCTACCTTACCATGA
- the LOC100266427 gene encoding uncharacterized protein LOC100266427: MEVEPTPPAIAKKLWNIVRVALFMLRKGISKRKLMVDLHLMFKRGKIAGKALGNLMFHHHSSLSCRSNDALSFVSPKEYEFSCSNSPAYPFHYPFQLNKRKRHHHSTRYDDVTTVCAVQRVLEMLNNEMVEASPLTLPGFGRSPMVRQLRVTDSPFPIKDTDEDPQVDKAAEEFIRKFHKDLKLQKMMSALESPYNNMWAT; the protein is encoded by the coding sequence ATGGAAGTTGAACCGACCCCACCAGCCATAGCCAAGAAGCTATGGAACATTGTGCGTGTAGCGTTATTCATGTTAAGAAAAGGGATATCAAAGAGGAAGCTAATGGTTGATCTCCACCTCATGTTCAAGCGAGGCAAGATCGCCGGAAAAGCCCTCGGGAACCTCATGTTCCATCACCACTCCTCCCTGAGCTGCCGCTCCAACGACGCCCTCTCCTTCGTCTCTCCCAAAGAGTACGAGTTCAGCTGCAGCAACAGCCCCGCCTACCCTTTCCACTACCCGTTTCAACTCAACAAGCGCAAGCGCCACCACCACTCCACCCGCTACGACGACGTGACCACGGTGTGTGCAGTCCAGAGGGTGCTCGAGATGTTGAACAACGAAATGGTGGAGGCCTCCCCGTTGACGCTGCCGGGTTTCGGCCGCAGCCCCATGGTGCGGCAGCTCCGGGTCACGGACTCGCCCTTCCCCATAAAAGACACAGACGAGGACCCCCAGGTGGACAAGGCGGCGGAGGAGTTCATCAGAAAGTTCCACAAAGATTTGAAGCTCCAGAAGATGATGTCTGCCCTAGAATCCCCTTACAACAACATGTGGGCTACCTga